A window of Alkalicoccobacillus plakortidis contains these coding sequences:
- a CDS encoding aldo/keto reductase has translation MNQMNERLNQKIGLGTAPLGNMFRDVPEDEAQATIEAAWNAGIRYYDTAPFYGAGLAEIRLGEFLSKQNRDEYVLSSKVGRVIEEETEEKDGLFEFGRTNKVITDYSAAATHRSIKQSLERLKTDRLDMVFVHDLSPDFHGDEWIAKFEEARTGAFRVLTELQEQGVIKGWGLGVNTTIPIELALQLEEAHPTISLQATQYTILDHENTLRRMMPEVEQKGMDIIVGAPYSSGALLGGESYNYGEVPPEIKAKIKQLKDVADRHGVSLKAAALQFSTAHPAVAAVIPGSTRPERIQEDLDALSAAIPDAFWQELIEKELISAVAPLPNT, from the coding sequence ATGAACCAAATGAATGAAAGACTAAACCAAAAAATTGGACTTGGTACAGCACCACTCGGCAACATGTTCCGGGACGTTCCTGAAGATGAAGCGCAAGCGACTATTGAAGCTGCGTGGAATGCTGGCATTCGTTATTATGATACAGCTCCTTTTTACGGGGCAGGACTAGCTGAAATTCGTTTAGGTGAGTTTTTATCTAAACAAAATCGAGATGAATATGTGCTAAGCTCCAAGGTTGGAAGAGTCATTGAAGAGGAAACAGAAGAAAAAGACGGACTCTTTGAATTTGGACGTACGAATAAAGTCATTACGGACTATTCAGCAGCAGCCACACACCGTTCAATCAAACAGAGTCTTGAGCGTTTGAAGACAGATCGATTAGACATGGTATTTGTACACGATCTATCACCTGATTTTCATGGAGATGAATGGATTGCTAAATTTGAAGAAGCTAGAACAGGGGCTTTCCGGGTCCTAACAGAGCTTCAAGAACAAGGTGTTATCAAAGGCTGGGGACTAGGCGTTAACACCACAATCCCAATTGAATTGGCACTCCAGCTAGAGGAGGCACATCCTACCATAAGCTTGCAGGCTACACAGTATACGATCCTAGATCATGAGAATACGCTGCGTCGCATGATGCCAGAGGTAGAACAAAAAGGCATGGATATTATCGTAGGAGCACCATACAGCTCTGGGGCATTACTTGGTGGTGAAAGCTATAACTATGGGGAGGTTCCTCCAGAAATTAAGGCGAAAATTAAGCAGCTTAAGGATGTAGCTGATCGCCATGGAGTAAGTCTCAAAGCAGCTGCCTTGCAGTTCTCAACCGCCCATCCAGCTGTAGCAGCCGTTATCCCAGGCTCAACGAGACCAGAACGAATCCAAGAAGATCTTGATGCTCTGAGTGCCGCAATCCCAGATGCTTTCTGGCAAGAATTGATTGAAAAAGAGCTAATTTCGGCCGTTGCGCCGTTACCGAATACGTAA
- a CDS encoding right-handed parallel beta-helix repeat-containing protein → MIEAEVTANGVFSYPSKLKKDQTSFELEYTPSGAPSDQPIKQEVTVTKRIFKGGQGLFVSPKGSKDASGKKNDPLDLETAIKYVNPGESIFMREGTYTKAINISKPYSGKEGKLKSLVPYKGEAVVFDGNNQAGNLISLNADYWHIAGFELTKSTGNGMRVNGSHNLIELMTFSYNQSTGFQITGSGTDPEQWPKHNYILNSVAHDNRDLSDINADGFAAKLGVGEGNVFQGNIAHNNIDDGLGFI, encoded by the coding sequence GTGATAGAGGCGGAGGTTACTGCAAACGGCGTGTTCTCCTATCCGTCAAAGCTTAAGAAGGATCAGACTTCCTTTGAATTAGAGTACACGCCAAGCGGAGCACCTTCTGATCAGCCAATTAAACAGGAAGTAACAGTAACAAAACGAATTTTTAAAGGTGGACAAGGTCTCTTTGTCTCTCCGAAGGGATCAAAGGATGCGAGTGGGAAAAAGAATGATCCACTAGATTTGGAAACAGCGATTAAGTATGTGAATCCTGGTGAGTCCATTTTTATGCGAGAGGGCACGTACACAAAGGCCATTAACATCAGCAAACCTTATAGCGGAAAAGAAGGGAAATTAAAATCACTCGTACCCTATAAAGGAGAAGCCGTGGTTTTTGATGGCAATAATCAAGCTGGAAATTTAATTAGTTTAAATGCTGATTATTGGCATATCGCCGGATTTGAACTGACAAAATCAACGGGCAATGGGATGAGGGTAAATGGCAGCCATAACCTAATAGAATTGATGACTTTTAGCTATAATCAGAGCACAGGTTTTCAAATCACGGGAAGTGGTACGGATCCAGAGCAGTGGCCGAAGCACAATTATATCTTAAATAGCGTGGCTCATGATAATCGTGATCTCTCAGATATTAATGCAGATGGATTTGCGGCTAAGCTTGGAGTAGGAGAAGGCAATGTGTTCCAAGGCAATATTGCTCACAATAACATTGATGATGGCTTGGGATTTATATAA
- a CDS encoding SGNH/GDSL hydrolase family protein, whose amino-acid sequence MKKKLIILSLILILAIGIGIYINTSTQSKPSFQEVTIVDTEELDENEEVDPSEEEEEPEVPEDEVEEEPQQGPLSDFIVRAAQNTINFFSNRETKITAIGDSLTQGIGAVNEEGGYVGILDRSINQSEQVVTVNNFGKRGNRSGQMLERLSLPEVEDSIKESDIVLVTIGANDIMRVLRENITDLNLDPFYEERDLYEERLNEITDTIFELNPNADIYLLGIYNPYLQYFGDVEELGVILEDWNETTEQLAEEDDQIFYVPTEDLFSDDTEGSLLAEDRFHPNDAGYKLMAQRVLDYLSEDEG is encoded by the coding sequence ATGAAGAAAAAATTAATTATTCTATCGCTGATTTTGATCCTTGCGATTGGAATTGGAATCTATATAAATACTTCGACTCAATCAAAACCATCTTTTCAAGAGGTAACCATTGTTGATACGGAAGAATTGGATGAGAATGAGGAAGTAGATCCTTCAGAAGAAGAAGAAGAACCGGAAGTACCGGAGGATGAGGTCGAAGAAGAACCTCAGCAAGGTCCACTCTCTGACTTTATTGTGAGAGCCGCTCAAAACACGATTAATTTCTTTTCAAATAGGGAAACAAAAATTACAGCGATTGGAGATTCACTTACTCAAGGAATTGGAGCCGTTAATGAAGAAGGCGGTTATGTAGGTATTCTCGATCGATCTATTAATCAATCAGAACAGGTTGTAACAGTTAATAACTTTGGTAAAAGAGGAAATCGTTCAGGGCAAATGCTAGAGCGTTTAAGCCTTCCAGAGGTTGAGGATTCCATTAAAGAATCCGATATTGTGCTCGTTACAATTGGCGCAAATGATATTATGCGAGTGTTACGAGAAAATATTACGGATCTGAATTTAGATCCCTTTTATGAAGAACGTGATTTATATGAAGAACGGTTAAACGAGATAACAGATACAATCTTTGAACTAAATCCAAATGCGGATATTTACTTACTTGGGATCTATAATCCGTATCTGCAATACTTTGGAGACGTTGAAGAGCTTGGTGTGATCTTAGAAGATTGGAATGAGACCACTGAACAACTCGCGGAAGAAGATGATCAAATATTCTACGTACCAACAGAGGATTTATTTAGCGATGACACGGAAGGTAGTCTATTAGCTGAAGATCGTTTCCATCCGAATGATGCAGGCTACAAGCTAATGGCCCAAAGAGTGCTAGATTATTTAAGTGAAGACGAAGGATGA
- a CDS encoding VOC family protein, translated as MSSFSGVTFQIRVMDYDVGLPWYEVLLNRKPDFIPHEDFAEWELVPGAWLQVTKGETAAEAGPLRIGVENIEEERERLIRELEFEIQEVQTREGVPAAWCTFEDPFGNRIGLYQELE; from the coding sequence TTGAGTTCATTTTCAGGAGTTACCTTTCAGATTAGAGTGATGGATTACGATGTGGGATTACCCTGGTATGAAGTTCTTTTGAACCGAAAACCAGACTTTATCCCTCACGAAGATTTTGCAGAATGGGAACTGGTACCAGGAGCATGGTTACAAGTAACAAAAGGGGAGACAGCAGCAGAAGCAGGGCCGTTGCGCATAGGTGTTGAGAACATTGAGGAAGAACGTGAACGATTGATAAGAGAGCTAGAATTTGAGATTCAAGAAGTACAAACAAGAGAAGGGGTACCAGCAGCGTGGTGTACATTTGAAGATCCATTTGGTAATCGGATTGGGTTGTATCAGGAGTTGGAGTGA
- the pdhA gene encoding pyruvate dehydrogenase (acetyl-transferring) E1 component subunit alpha — protein MEILNNLQDIDPDMLQILDKNGKVVNDEVMPDLNDDQLKEMMRRMVYTRTWEKRAINLNRQGRLGFYAPTAGQEASMIGSQFALEKEDWILPSYRDIPQIVFHGFPLYQAFLWSKGHMEGGKIPDDVPMTIPQIIIGAAFIQAAGVALGLKRKQPENVAMAFIGDGGSSQGDFYEGINFAGAYNVPGVFVVQNNHFAISVPFEKQTAAKSIAQKAVAAGIHGIQVDGMDVLAVYQACKEARERAVNGDGPTLIETLTYRYGGHSTQGDDPSRYRSDELDEEWAKKDPLIRFRAYLEEKNLWTDEDEEAASKQAEDELKEAIQEAEKVEPLDIPDLLKHMYEEELPHIKEQIEEYEGK, from the coding sequence ATGGAAATCTTAAATAATCTACAAGATATTGATCCAGACATGCTGCAAATCCTTGATAAAAACGGAAAAGTCGTTAATGACGAGGTAATGCCTGATTTAAATGATGACCAATTAAAAGAAATGATGAGGCGAATGGTTTACACACGCACATGGGAGAAACGTGCAATTAATTTAAACAGGCAAGGACGGTTAGGCTTTTATGCCCCAACTGCTGGACAGGAAGCCTCCATGATTGGCTCACAATTCGCCTTGGAAAAAGAGGACTGGATTCTTCCAAGCTATCGAGACATTCCGCAAATTGTGTTCCACGGCTTCCCCCTTTATCAAGCGTTTCTCTGGTCAAAAGGACATATGGAGGGCGGAAAAATACCCGACGATGTGCCGATGACCATTCCTCAAATTATTATTGGTGCTGCCTTTATCCAAGCAGCTGGTGTTGCTCTTGGTCTAAAGCGAAAGCAGCCAGAGAACGTGGCAATGGCATTTATAGGAGATGGAGGCTCCTCTCAAGGCGATTTTTATGAAGGCATTAACTTTGCCGGTGCTTATAATGTGCCAGGCGTATTTGTTGTACAGAACAATCACTTTGCCATCTCTGTCCCTTTCGAGAAACAAACTGCCGCCAAATCTATTGCTCAAAAAGCCGTCGCAGCAGGTATCCATGGCATTCAAGTTGACGGCATGGACGTCCTCGCCGTGTATCAAGCTTGCAAAGAAGCAAGAGAACGAGCGGTAAACGGAGACGGCCCTACACTTATCGAAACCCTAACCTATCGCTATGGCGGCCATTCCACACAAGGGGATGATCCATCAAGGTATCGTTCAGACGAACTAGACGAAGAATGGGCAAAAAAAGACCCCCTAATTCGCTTCCGTGCCTATTTAGAAGAGAAGAATCTATGGACAGACGAAGATGAGGAAGCCGCATCAAAACAAGCAGAAGACGAATTAAAAGAAGCTATTCAAGAAGCCGAAAAAGTCGAACCCCTCGACATTCCAGACTTGCTGAAGCATATGTATGAAGAAGAGCTGCCGCATATTAAAGAGCAGATTGAGGAGTATGAGGGGAAGTAG
- a CDS encoding YpmS family protein yields the protein MKTDAQDKKKTNWKKWFIGLFALNIAFVLTLVIFIFWPISNVTYPPDQNNEYGQSSEFIVQTTKQNINDLSNAYIDQFLAGTDHNYRLEIDEDIHLIGELPVFSTTLPLSVRFEPIVQDNGDLVLRQQSISLGLLELPNQKIMEYLDRYLPMPPWVTVNPEDEEIYVAVTAMDIRSNFQVEVERINLEQDDLAFKIIVPYRTLGIDAEPIEQ from the coding sequence ATGAAAACCGACGCCCAAGATAAGAAAAAAACAAACTGGAAAAAGTGGTTTATCGGCTTATTCGCATTAAATATTGCGTTTGTGCTTACACTGGTCATTTTTATCTTTTGGCCAATATCGAATGTAACGTACCCACCAGATCAAAATAATGAATATGGACAAAGCTCAGAATTTATTGTGCAAACAACCAAACAAAATATTAACGATCTTTCAAATGCCTATATCGATCAATTTTTAGCAGGCACTGATCACAATTACCGGCTTGAAATCGATGAGGATATCCATTTAATTGGAGAGCTTCCTGTCTTCTCAACGACCTTGCCTTTGTCCGTTCGCTTTGAACCAATTGTTCAGGACAATGGAGACTTAGTCTTAAGACAGCAATCGATTTCTCTTGGCTTACTTGAACTTCCTAATCAAAAAATCATGGAATATCTCGATCGTTATCTGCCTATGCCTCCGTGGGTGACCGTCAACCCTGAGGATGAGGAGATCTACGTAGCGGTAACAGCTATGGATATCCGTAGTAACTTCCAAGTTGAAGTTGAACGAATCAACCTTGAGCAAGATGACCTTGCCTTTAAAATTATCGTGCCATATCGAACATTAGGCATTGATGCAGAACCAATTGAACAGTGA
- a CDS encoding Atu4866 domain-containing protein, translating into MPNQFSDEGHSYIGMWVTRDGYIRHELLPNGRYDEARGNKLSAYQGTYTITENHIDYVDDTGFTADGDFRKDVLYHAGMILYREVK; encoded by the coding sequence ATGCCGAATCAGTTTAGTGATGAAGGGCACTCGTATATTGGTATGTGGGTTACACGTGATGGATATATTCGACATGAACTTCTACCTAATGGACGTTATGATGAGGCACGCGGAAATAAGCTTAGTGCTTATCAAGGTACGTATACGATTACAGAGAACCATATTGACTATGTAGACGATACAGGTTTTACAGCTGATGGGGATTTTCGAAAAGATGTCCTCTATCACGCAGGAATGATTCTTTATCGTGAAGTTAAATAA
- a CDS encoding SRPBCC domain-containing protein — translation MSRQFKASKDIFIKADAARVWRALTIPEERNRLETRACTIDLRIGGEIYLDYGWNVTYNGTFTHLIKNEKIVTIDAEGNPTTWLITPS, via the coding sequence ATGAGTAGACAGTTTAAAGCTAGCAAAGACATTTTCATTAAAGCCGATGCTGCGCGTGTCTGGCGTGCACTTACAATTCCAGAGGAACGTAATCGCTTGGAAACGAGAGCTTGCACCATTGATTTGCGTATTGGTGGTGAGATTTATTTAGACTACGGTTGGAATGTCACCTACAATGGTACATTCACTCACCTAATTAAAAATGAAAAAATAGTCACAATTGATGCAGAGGGAAATCCAACAACCTGGCTAATCACACCAAGCTGA
- a CDS encoding VOC family protein, with amino-acid sequence MIHKLGQVMLYVTNQDKAVEFWSDILGFRIIADQKEHGMRWIELSPSKAADAWTNILLHNKELIAKMSPELNLGTPSLMFFSNNLYQLYTDLKDKEIIVGELVQMGTNRIFNFADYEGNYFAVMEKNDTV; translated from the coding sequence ATGATCCACAAACTAGGACAAGTCATGTTGTATGTAACAAACCAAGACAAGGCAGTAGAATTCTGGTCGGACATTCTAGGTTTTCGCATTATTGCTGATCAAAAAGAGCATGGCATGAGATGGATTGAATTATCGCCTTCAAAAGCAGCTGACGCTTGGACGAACATTCTCCTCCACAACAAAGAACTGATTGCAAAGATGTCACCAGAATTAAATTTGGGTACACCGTCGCTCATGTTTTTCTCGAACAACCTTTATCAACTGTATACAGATTTAAAAGATAAGGAGATCATAGTTGGAGAGCTTGTTCAGATGGGCACGAATCGAATCTTTAACTTTGCGGATTATGAGGGGAATTATTTTGCTGTGATGGAGAAGAACGACACGGTCTGA
- a CDS encoding ABC transporter ATP-binding protein: MSVISIKNLSKSYKKQNVLDDISLHIESPGIWALVGPNGVGKTTFLNVLTNLIPLDSGTISLVGMKHSNFKVFKQVSYLQDNSVLYHYLTGYEHLKFICDMHNLSKQRLLEVVDYVGMGDYLHKLVGNYSLGMKQHLLLALSIINKPTLLLLDEPLNGLDPSSAILMRRLLLELAADGTTIILSSHNLSEIDRVTNQIIFLKDGKITEVHTKDHELTYYHLQVADQKKATDLLTENHYEFSESESCITFRATKNTLNEYISLITKYRIMIQDIQKETTSTEDLYNDFFRREVTK; the protein is encoded by the coding sequence GTGTCAGTCATTTCTATCAAAAATCTCTCGAAAAGTTATAAAAAGCAAAACGTTCTTGACGATATTAGTCTTCATATTGAGTCTCCTGGTATTTGGGCATTAGTAGGACCTAATGGCGTAGGAAAAACTACTTTTCTAAATGTCCTTACTAACCTTATCCCTCTTGACTCTGGGACCATTTCACTTGTTGGAATGAAGCATTCTAATTTTAAAGTCTTTAAGCAAGTGTCTTACTTACAAGATAATTCGGTATTATACCATTATTTAACTGGATATGAACACTTAAAGTTCATATGTGATATGCATAACCTCTCAAAACAACGTTTACTAGAAGTGGTTGATTATGTTGGAATGGGCGACTACCTTCACAAATTAGTAGGTAATTATTCGTTAGGAATGAAACAACATCTTTTATTAGCTCTATCCATCATAAATAAACCAACCTTATTATTGTTAGATGAACCGTTAAATGGACTTGATCCATCAAGTGCCATATTAATGCGTCGTTTGCTGCTAGAATTAGCAGCTGACGGTACGACTATTATTCTGTCCTCGCATAACCTTTCTGAAATTGATCGTGTTACCAACCAAATAATCTTTTTAAAAGACGGAAAAATCACCGAGGTACATACGAAGGATCACGAACTGACCTATTATCATTTACAGGTAGCCGATCAAAAAAAAGCAACAGATCTCCTAACTGAGAACCATTATGAATTCTCGGAATCAGAAAGCTGTATTACGTTTAGAGCTACTAAAAACACTCTTAATGAATACATAAGCTTGATAACCAAATATCGTATCATGATCCAAGATATTCAAAAAGAAACAACAAGCACAGAAGATTTGTATAATGATTTCTTTCGACGTGAGGTTACAAAATGA
- a CDS encoding FixH family protein: protein MNIKTFGIILASAFFLSACNNNEEGADTSIPSIIEVSIDLPESSPANEQLDIPVQVTQGGEPVDDARDVVIEIWEDQDRENGFLEEAKLQSDGLYQIKYEFESDGIYLVQAHVTARDMHSMPTKPIIIGDVSEEDINAFNEAGGASSEEQGESNHHH, encoded by the coding sequence ATGAACATAAAAACGTTTGGCATAATACTCGCTTCCGCTTTTTTTCTAAGCGCTTGCAACAACAACGAAGAAGGAGCTGACACATCCATACCAAGCATCATTGAAGTCAGCATCGACCTACCAGAATCATCTCCTGCAAATGAGCAGCTTGACATCCCAGTTCAAGTCACTCAAGGCGGTGAACCAGTTGATGACGCCAGAGATGTTGTTATTGAAATATGGGAAGATCAAGACCGAGAAAATGGCTTTTTAGAAGAAGCAAAACTTCAATCCGACGGTCTCTATCAAATTAAGTACGAATTTGAATCCGATGGCATCTACCTCGTCCAAGCACATGTCACAGCCCGCGACATGCACTCAATGCCAACCAAACCAATCATCATCGGTGACGTCTCAGAAGAAGACATTAACGCCTTCAACGAAGCAGGCGGCGCTTCGTCTGAGGAACAAGGCGAGAGTAATCATCATCATTAA
- a CDS encoding AraC family transcriptional regulator: MKGEHVRNAFMEKQKELAQFIQQFCDKDGIFSTDIPCLHFIRVSHKLEPLYQIHKPALCIVAQGTKVVIMAEEIYQYDPSKYLVVSVDLPLSGEIIEASEELPYLCLRLDFESKQIFDILKESEQLKIKETDSHRGLFVSNIHSSLLDAVLRLVHLLDTPEDISVLAPSVIREILYRILQGDQGRSVKQVAMIGSHAERVVNVIKQIKQEFTRPIGIKRLASIANMSESSLHHHFKQVTGSTPLQYQKQLRLQEARRLMLSQTIDAANASFQVGYESPSQFSREYARLFGLPPIRDMQRIRNINQINL, translated from the coding sequence GTGAAAGGAGAACATGTACGCAACGCATTCATGGAAAAGCAAAAAGAATTAGCTCAATTCATTCAGCAATTCTGTGATAAAGACGGTATTTTCAGCACTGATATACCTTGCCTACACTTCATTCGTGTTTCTCATAAGCTGGAACCCTTATATCAAATTCATAAACCCGCCTTATGCATTGTCGCCCAAGGGACAAAAGTCGTGATTATGGCGGAGGAAATCTATCAATATGATCCTTCAAAGTATCTCGTTGTATCAGTAGATTTACCCTTATCAGGTGAAATCATTGAGGCATCAGAGGAGCTTCCCTACTTGTGTCTCAGATTAGATTTCGAATCAAAACAGATCTTCGACATACTCAAGGAATCAGAACAGCTTAAAATTAAGGAAACAGATTCTCATAGAGGGTTATTTGTCAGCAATATACATTCTTCTTTGTTAGATGCTGTTTTAAGACTTGTTCATTTATTAGATACTCCAGAAGATATTTCTGTTCTCGCTCCTTCTGTTATTCGAGAAATTTTATACCGTATTCTTCAAGGCGATCAAGGTCGTTCTGTGAAACAGGTCGCTATGATTGGCAGTCATGCTGAGCGTGTAGTAAATGTTATTAAACAAATTAAGCAGGAATTCACACGACCCATAGGAATAAAAAGATTAGCTTCAATTGCTAACATGAGTGAGTCCTCTCTGCACCATCATTTTAAGCAAGTTACTGGTTCAACTCCCCTTCAATATCAGAAGCAACTAAGGTTACAAGAGGCACGACGACTTATGCTTTCTCAAACAATCGATGCCGCTAACGCAAGCTTCCAAGTAGGATACGAAAGTCCTTCTCAATTCAGTCGTGAGTACGCACGACTATTCGGTCTACCTCCAATTAGAGATATGCAAAGAATACGCAACATTAATCAAATAAATCTATAA
- a CDS encoding c-type cytochrome encodes MVPKQGLDPEIADQEPIETDLDINVDAAQETYSASCIQCHGGDLSGLSGPSLIDNDFTPEDIQEIIINGQGAMPPIQLSDDDTENLANWLSTQ; translated from the coding sequence GTGGTTCCCAAGCAAGGACTTGATCCGGAGATTGCAGATCAAGAACCCATTGAGACCGACTTAGACATAAACGTTGATGCAGCACAAGAAACCTATTCAGCCTCATGTATACAATGTCATGGCGGTGATCTAAGCGGATTAAGTGGCCCATCCCTTATAGATAATGACTTTACACCAGAAGACATTCAAGAGATCATCATAAATGGTCAAGGAGCGATGCCTCCAATTCAGTTATCAGATGACGACACTGAAAACTTAGCCAACTGGTTGTCTACCCAATAA
- a CDS encoding PDZ domain-containing protein: protein MENMLFGTYQFLLNLKGVLEQNTDIRNSFWKSWLGQINRTENNRVKVVKIIPNTPADGIIQSGDYIIKVNNEVVHNYDAAELAVTHSEVGSEILLLVNRDDREFEVTLQTIAFGTVLAE, encoded by the coding sequence ATGGAAAACATGCTTTTTGGTACCTATCAGTTTTTGCTCAACTTAAAAGGTGTGCTGGAACAAAACACTGATATACGCAATTCATTTTGGAAAAGCTGGTTAGGTCAAATCAATCGGACAGAGAATAATAGAGTAAAAGTAGTAAAAATCATTCCAAACACTCCAGCAGACGGTATCATTCAAAGTGGAGATTACATCATCAAAGTGAATAATGAAGTGGTACATAATTATGATGCAGCTGAACTAGCGGTTACTCATTCAGAAGTAGGGAGTGAGATACTATTATTAGTTAATAGAGATGACCGAGAATTCGAGGTCACTTTGCAAACGATTGCTTTTGGAACAGTATTGGCGGAGTGA
- a CDS encoding ArsR/SmtB family transcription factor: MTHLFRVLADPTRREILAMTARKECTQSDLVAAFSISQPAIKKHIDLLVSENLLLIKKEGKFRYYRLNEDMYKLEVQKIQIELESILDRKLHNLKEYLEEDNDE, from the coding sequence ATGACACACCTATTTCGGGTTTTGGCTGACCCAACTAGACGAGAAATTCTCGCAATGACTGCAAGGAAGGAATGCACTCAATCCGATCTAGTTGCTGCGTTTTCTATATCGCAACCAGCCATCAAAAAGCACATTGATCTATTAGTTAGCGAAAATCTGTTGCTTATTAAAAAGGAGGGGAAATTTCGTTATTATCGTTTGAATGAGGACATGTACAAGCTTGAGGTCCAAAAAATTCAAATTGAGCTTGAATCTATACTTGATCGAAAATTACACAATCTGAAAGAATATCTTGAGGAGGATAACGATGAGTAG
- a CDS encoding phosphotransferase encodes MPILKTEDDILQDIIKTCTGLFGLTILDATPINRGWLNLKWKVKTNQGLLLIKQYNKERLKKYKLTDIERALNQQNRLHSEGLPTPRIWTCNGEMIHKSKCDELFIVMEFCEGRVLHAGQLEKYHMYELGLVAGKMHNLLNDGSLPTKEEPIFLPPSREQRLQHWENLLKGVGDRTLSDTLIAKIKTQYLATEQIKEIRFGATGWSHRDLWFDNLLFEDQQLTAILDFDRLGYDYPDLDVARAVIAGALHNDEFDQSLAFAFLEGYNQFRTFGTEQLIAALKGLWYMESVWWIDYNIEQLTGPPARFVEEMHWLAKNPLVFNKNLYI; translated from the coding sequence ATGCCAATACTTAAAACTGAAGATGACATCCTACAAGATATTATCAAAACCTGTACGGGGCTTTTTGGTCTAACTATCTTAGATGCTACTCCAATCAATCGTGGATGGTTGAATCTAAAATGGAAGGTGAAGACGAATCAGGGTTTGCTATTAATTAAACAATACAATAAGGAGCGGTTAAAGAAGTATAAGCTGACAGATATAGAACGGGCGCTAAATCAACAAAATCGATTACATAGTGAAGGACTTCCAACTCCAAGGATATGGACTTGTAATGGAGAAATGATTCATAAGTCTAAGTGTGATGAACTGTTTATTGTTATGGAGTTTTGTGAAGGAAGGGTTCTTCATGCTGGTCAGCTTGAGAAATATCATATGTATGAGCTTGGCTTGGTAGCTGGGAAAATGCATAATTTATTGAATGATGGCAGTCTGCCAACTAAGGAAGAACCAATATTTTTGCCTCCTAGTCGAGAGCAAAGACTGCAACACTGGGAGAATTTATTAAAAGGTGTGGGCGATCGTACTCTTTCAGATACATTGATAGCGAAAATTAAAACGCAGTATTTAGCAACAGAACAGATAAAAGAAATTCGTTTTGGTGCTACGGGGTGGTCTCATCGAGATCTTTGGTTTGATAATCTATTATTTGAAGACCAGCAGCTTACGGCCATACTAGATTTTGATCGACTAGGCTATGATTATCCTGATTTAGATGTAGCGAGAGCTGTTATTGCAGGGGCCTTACATAATGACGAGTTTGATCAGAGTTTAGCTTTTGCATTTTTAGAGGGCTATAATCAATTTCGGACATTTGGAACGGAACAATTAATTGCTGCATTAAAAGGCTTATGGTACATGGAAAGCGTGTGGTGGATTGATTATAATATTGAGCAGTTAACTGGACCACCTGCGAGGTTCGTTGAGGAAATGCACTGGCTTGCGAAGAACCCGTTAGTTTTCAACAAAAATTTATATATATAA